Proteins encoded by one window of Mercenaria mercenaria strain notata chromosome 4, MADL_Memer_1, whole genome shotgun sequence:
- the LOC123552466 gene encoding synaptotagmin-12-like, translating into MFMRKELRGEVSELVVSIIQARDLTANQYTGTLDTYIRGIILPDSDSKFQTKIQRNTTDPVYKERFLFNFNPEVLDEKTLQFQLFAIDKYQRHKVIGETELRIGDVDLRNPIKMWLNLRDIDDKPTEFGDIMFSLSYLPTAERLTIVIVKARNLRWSDAKDTGDPFVKVYLLQNGKKVNKKKTTVKRGERNPIFNEAMIFSVPASALPTVQLRITVAELLPDNRTPSLGHVIVGANTSGTELSHWNQMMTSLRKPVAMWHYLRK; encoded by the exons ATGTTTATGAGGAAAGAGTTGCGTGG AGAGGTATCCGAACTTGTTGTGAGCATTATACAAGCTCGAGATTTAACAGCCAACCAGTATACCGGAACCTTAGATACATATATTCGAGGAATTATACTTCCAGATTCAGATTCTAAATTTCAGACAAAG ATTCAACGTAACACGACGGATCCCGTCTACAAAGAACGCTTCCTGTTCAACTTTAACCCGGAAGTGCTAGACGAAAAGACATTACAATTCCAGCTGTTCGCTATAGACAAATATCAACGCCATAAAGTTATAGGAGAAACGGAACTTCGTATTGGTGACGTTGATCTCAGGAATCCAATCAAAATGTGGCTTAATCTCAGAGATATAGACGAT AAGCCAACAGAGTTCGGTGATATTATGTTCTCATTGAGTTACCTACCCACTGCAGAACGGCTGACTATTGTCATAGTAAAAGCTCGCAATCTACGATGGTCTGATGCCAAAGACACGGGAG ATCCTTTTGTTAAGGTTTACTTGTTACAAAACGGCAAGAAGGTCAACAAGAAGAAAACAACAGTGAAACGAGGCGAACGAAACCCAATATTTAATGAAGCCATGATATTCTCGGTTCCTGCATCAGCACTTCCG ACTGTACAGTTGCGGATAACAGTAGCCGAACTTCTTCCAGACAACCGAACGCCATCTTTAGGTCATGTGATTGTGGGTGCTAACACTTCCGGTACAGAACTGTCTCATTGGAATCAAATGATGACGTCATTACGAAAACCAGTAGCTATGTGGCATTATTTACGAAAGTAG